One Salvia splendens isolate huo1 chromosome 1, SspV2, whole genome shotgun sequence genomic window, atatgaccaaggaaatttacttcattaagccaaaattcacacttgctgaatttagcaTACAATTTCTCACTTCTCAACGTCTCCAAGGTAATTCGCAGGTGCTCTtcgtgttccttctcattcctcgagtaaacgagtacatcatctatgaataccacaacgaatttatccaagtatgggtggaatactcggttcatcaaatccatgaatacggcaggtgcattcgtcagtccaaatggcattaccacgaactcatagtgaccatatcttgtgcgaaaagcagtcttcggtatgtcctcTCTTCGGACCCTCAattgatggtatccggacctcaagtccatctttgagaacacaccggctccccgaagttgatcgaataattcatctattctcggcagtggatatttgttcttgagagtcatcttgttcaattctccataatcgatgcacattctcatcggtccatctttcttcttcacaaaaagcacaggcgcgccccacggtgaaacactgagtataataaaacccaagtccatgagctcttgtagttgtatcttgagttcttccaactcctttgGCGCCATTCGATATGGGGCCTTGGATACtggtgccgaccctggctctaggtcgatcgtgaactccaattgtcgatctggcggtggaccaggcaaagcttcaggaaagacgtctggaaattctcgtaccaccgcgacatcctccactttcctttcctccttctcatctccttgtagatagaccagaTAGGCAGAACGCCCTTTTCTCAACATCTTTGTGGCTTGAAGTGCGGAGATGATAGATGTGCTTCTGTTCATCGTGATCCCATGGTACACGATTGGTTCCTTTCTAGTGGCTTGTAATGTTATTTGTCTCTCTTTACATCGGATGGTAGCAAAATTCGCAGCCACCCAATCCATTCCTAAGATTACATTGATATCCTTCATGGCCATAACATGTAAGTTGTGCGCGACTAGCCTAAGTTCTCCCATGGAaatttctatgttcgagcatgttcgagaaatctctattacccctcccactggtgaggtcaccatcatcttatgttcagatttagcAACTGGCAAACTTAATGTGTCCACACATAGTTCTGATATGAAAgaatgcgatgcacccgtatcaaacaacacaacaatagGTGTATCGAGGAGTtcgcccatacctgccaaatttccACTCTCGTGATTCCCTTGTTCAGTCTTGGGTTGTCTATAACTCAgcgcatatgctctagcctgggaGGGTAGTCTCGGACGgtgaggttgttgttgtcgcggaggttgatcaCGATTCATCCTTGGTCCCGCCGGTGGTGCCCTCGTTTGCGGACGAAATCCTTGGTTGTTCGGCCTTGAACCCGTCCCCACGTTCTTGCTCGggcactctctagagaagtgaccatttccaccacagttgaagcacttgGTGGTGTTCTGCATCCTACACTCTCTGaaatggtacttggagcacacattgcattggGGTGGTCTGGGTCGGAAGTCACCCCTTTGGCTAGCAAAATTCTGTCTGCCTCCATACTGTGGTCGGCTTTGAGTAGGTtggtacctcttgttgtcatagTGGGTCCTGTTCCcatcccacttcctcttctcccggGAATGATGTGATGGAGTTAGAGCCAGTGTAGTGTTCTCCGTCACCCTCTCCTTAGGCACAGCTGCCTCAACATCTAGCGCGAGGGCCAACGCCTCCGCATATGTAAGTCTTCCACGACTAGCCAAAGCCATCTTTATCTCATGCCTTAAGCCCTCACGGAATTTTTCTGTCAGTTTCTCATCCGTGTCAACTTGTTCGGGTGCATACTGGGTCATATCACAGAGTGCGCGATCATATTAAGTCACTGACATGCGCCCTTGAGTTAAGTTGTAAAACTCAGCCGCCTTCGCCTTTCGATAGCTCTTTGGCACGTACTTGTTATATATCGCCTCCTTGAAATTCTCCCAGGTCATTCCATTCACTTGATCTCGTGGCGTGGTcttcatcttggtatcccaccagaagtcagctAACCCAGTCAACTGATAGGTCACACAAGCCATTCGCTCGGCATCGTTGCACATCAGAATT contains:
- the LOC121770315 gene encoding uncharacterized protein LOC121770315; its protein translation is MPPRRNVRNANRAPTPQATEVESVAQPTPQPPPPPPPPQVDREIVKLFLKQKPPVFDGMGEPEKAESWIRALELIFTILMCNDAERMACVTYQLTGLADFWWDTKMKTTPRDQVNGMTWENFKEAIYNKYVPKSYRKAKAAEFYNLTQGRMSVT